In Humulus lupulus chromosome 7, drHumLupu1.1, whole genome shotgun sequence, the following are encoded in one genomic region:
- the LOC133790536 gene encoding zinc finger CCCH domain-containing protein ZFN-like: MEFDGGIIPMSHLAPVTEAAPSLSPSFSEDAMWQMNLRSSETMESGTYPERPGEQDCSYYIRTGLCRFGATCRFNHPPNRKLAIATARMKGEFPERVGQAECQYFLKTGTCKFGATCKFHHPRDKAGIAGRVSLNMLGYPLRPNETECAYYLRTGQCKFGSTCKFHHPSPTNMMVSMRGSPVYPTVQSPTTPGQQSYLGGITNWSRASFIPSPRWQGSSSYAPLIVPQGMVSVPGWNTYSGQLGSVSSPDNQPAAGNSQMYGTSRQSDQANTGSQGTYSPYRSGSVPVGFYALPRENVFPERPGQPECQFYMKTGDCKFGAVCKFHHPRERLIPAPDCVLSPMGLPLRPGEPLCIFYSRYGICKFGPSCKFDHPMGIFTYNLSASSSPDAPVLRLLGSSSGTAQLNFSSEGLVEAGSTKARRLSLAETRQMPPGDDNNTDTED, from the exons ATGCAATGTGGCAAATGAATTTGAGATCAAGTGAAACAATGGAATCTGGGACATATCCCGAGCGTCCTGGAGAGCAAGATTGTTCTTACTACATCAGAACAGGTCTTTGTAGATTTGGCGCAACTTGTCGCTTTAATCATCCCCCAAACAGGAAGTTG GCTATTGCCACTGCAAGGATGAAGGGCGAGTTCCCAGAAAGAGTTGGACAAGCTGAGTGTCAG TATTTTTTGAAGACGGGAACCTGCAAGTTTGGAGCAACATGCAAATTTCATCATCCTAGAGACAAAGCAGGAATTGCTGGAAGAGTTTCCTTAAATATGTTAGGCTATCCACTTCGTCCG AATGAGACTGAGTGTGCATATTATTTAAGAACCGGACAATGCAAGTTTGGAAGCACATGTAAATTCCATCACCCCTCGCCTACTAATATGATGGTTTCAATGCGTGGTTCCCCTGTTTATCCTACTGTTCAATCTCCAACCACTCCTGGTCAGCAGTCATATCTTGGAGGAATCACAAACTGGTCAAGAGCATCTTTTATTCCAAGTCCACGCTGGCAAGGCTCATCAAGTTATGCACCTCTGATTGTACCTCAGGGAATGGTATCAGTTCCAGGCTGGAATACATATAGT GGTCAGCTGGGTTCAGTTTCATCTCCAGATAACCAGCCTGCAGCAGGTAACAGTCAAATGTATGGAACTTCACGTCAAAGTGATCAGGCAAATACAGGATCTCAAGGGACGTATTCGCCTTATCGTTCTGGCTCTGTACCTGTTGGGTTCTATGCCTTACCGAGGGAAAATGTTTTCCCTGAGAGACCTGGCCAACCTGAGTGCCAGTTTTACATGAAGACAGGGGATTGTAAGTTTGGTGCAGTTTGTAAATTCCATCATCCTAGAGAGAGACTAATTCCTGCGCCAGACTGTGTTTTGAGTCCAATGGGCCTTCCTTTACGCCCG GGTGAACCTTTATGCATCTTCTATTCTCGCTATGGTATTTGCAAGTTTGGTCCAAGTTGCAAGTTTGACCACCCAATGGGAATCTTTACGTATAATCTATCTGCATCGTCTTCCCCCGATGCCCCTGTTCTACGTTTATTGGGGTCATCTTCTGGAACAGCTCAATTAAATTTTTCTTCAGAAGGACTTGTTGAAGCCGGATCAACAAAGGCCAGGAGACTTTCACTAGCAGAGACCAGACAGATGCCTCCCGGTGATGATAATAATACTGATACAGAGGACTGA
- the LOC133790537 gene encoding uncharacterized protein LOC133790537, whose amino-acid sequence MFIYIMTQQVKISLEKSKTHTPFLSKFPSTFATQTLSKVPTFSRTMMPAYGVIFSLILLLFLATVITNTEASSVQVNGSVVAESLVVPPLVPLVGSGKLEMMMNDSRRKLGSFQICALCTCCGGAKGLCLPSPCCYAINCNIPNRPFGFCSFTPKTCNCFGCHI is encoded by the exons atgtttatttatattaTGACACAGCAAGTGAAAATCTCTCTAGAAAAGAGCAAGACCCACACTCCCTTCCTTTCCAAATTCCCATCAACTTTTGCAACTCAAACACTAAGCAAAGTACCAACCTTCTCAAGAACCATGATGCCTGCATATGGGGTCATCTTTTCTCTTATTTTGCTGCTCTTCTTGGCTACTGTGATTACCAACACTGAAGCAAGTTCAGTCCAA GTAAATGGGTCTGTGGTGGCGGAGAGCTTGGTGGTGCCGCCACTGGTGCCTCTGGTAGGGTCAGGAAAGTTGGAGATGATGATGAATGATAGCAGAAGAAAGTTGGGGAGCTTTCAGATATGTGCTTTGTGTACTTGCTGTGGAGGAGCTAAAGGGCTCTGCTTGCCATCTCCATGTTGCTATGCCATCAATTGCAACATTCCCAACAGACCTTTTGGCTTCTGTTCTTTCACCCCCAAGACCTGTAATTGCTTTGGATGCCATATCTGA